One window from the genome of [Clostridium] celerecrescens 18A encodes:
- a CDS encoding MBL fold metallo-hydrolase: protein MSDFRIKTCPVGQLGTNCYVIYRESLKKAVIVDPGADGAYILDLCRELSLNPEAILLTHGHFDHILAVKDIKEAFPDVKIFAGKQEKEMLAEPSVNLSSSFGMAYTVHADGYEEDGAILSLAGMTFKVLFTPGHTSGSVCYLIESENILISGDTLFLESLGRTDFPTGSQSQILSSIKERLFVLPDDTLVYPGHGEATTIGHEKVYNPVALYRG, encoded by the coding sequence ATGAGTGATTTCAGAATAAAGACCTGTCCTGTGGGCCAGCTTGGAACCAATTGCTATGTAATATACCGGGAATCCCTAAAAAAGGCGGTAATCGTGGACCCGGGCGCAGACGGGGCATATATCCTGGACCTGTGCCGGGAGCTTTCCCTGAATCCGGAGGCGATTTTACTGACTCATGGGCATTTTGATCACATTCTGGCGGTAAAAGATATCAAAGAAGCATTTCCTGATGTGAAAATTTTTGCCGGAAAGCAGGAAAAAGAGATGCTTGCAGAACCGTCTGTCAATTTGTCTTCCTCTTTTGGTATGGCTTATACGGTTCATGCAGACGGATATGAGGAGGATGGAGCCATTCTATCTCTTGCAGGAATGACCTTTAAGGTTTTGTTTACCCCAGGCCATACTTCAGGTTCGGTCTGTTATCTGATCGAGTCTGAAAACATCCTCATAAGCGGTGACACTCTCTTTTTGGAGTCTTTGGGAAGAACGGACTTTCCTACGGGAAGTCAGTCCCAGATCTTAAGCTCCATAAAGGAACGGCTTTTTGTCCTGCCTGACGATACACTTGTTTATCCGGGGCATGGGGAGGCGACCACGATTGGTCATGAGAAAGTATATAACCCGGTGGCATTATACAGAGGATAG